A region from the Cryptosporangium arvum DSM 44712 genome encodes:
- a CDS encoding LLM class F420-dependent oxidoreductase: MPRWGLTLPLDSVPLHRHRAVIEAVTDLGFTDVWSAETAGSDAFGPLALFSTWSSSLRFGTAVVPVQTRGPALIAMSAATLADAAPGRFALGIGASSPAIVESWNGIPFEQPYQRVRDTLRFLRRALAGEKIDEEFETFAVRGFRLARVPEVSPPILLAALRPGMLRLAGREADGVILNWLAATDVPTALAEVGADTEVAARIFVCPSTDREYVGALGRRLISSYLTVPAYRAQHEWLGRGDVLTPMWDAWSAGDRAAANAAIPDEVIDALIVHGTPDECRAHLRAYADAGVTTPIAALLPTPGMTTPEGLLAAVQAVAPA; the protein is encoded by the coding sequence GGTGACCGACCTCGGGTTCACCGACGTCTGGTCGGCCGAGACCGCGGGCTCGGACGCGTTCGGCCCGCTCGCGCTGTTCTCGACGTGGTCGTCGTCGCTGCGGTTCGGCACCGCGGTGGTGCCGGTCCAGACCCGCGGCCCGGCGCTGATCGCGATGAGCGCCGCGACGCTCGCCGACGCCGCCCCCGGCCGGTTCGCGCTCGGCATCGGCGCGTCGTCGCCCGCGATCGTCGAGTCGTGGAACGGGATCCCGTTCGAGCAGCCCTACCAGCGGGTGCGCGACACGCTGCGGTTCCTGCGTCGCGCGCTGGCCGGCGAGAAGATCGACGAGGAGTTCGAGACGTTCGCCGTGCGCGGGTTCCGGCTCGCACGGGTACCGGAGGTGTCACCGCCGATCCTGCTCGCGGCGCTGCGGCCGGGGATGCTGCGGCTCGCCGGGCGGGAGGCCGACGGCGTCATCCTGAACTGGCTGGCGGCGACCGACGTGCCGACCGCGCTCGCGGAGGTGGGGGCGGACACCGAGGTGGCGGCGCGGATCTTCGTGTGCCCGTCGACCGACCGGGAGTACGTCGGCGCGCTCGGACGGCGGCTGATCTCGTCGTACCTGACGGTGCCGGCGTACCGGGCGCAGCACGAGTGGCTCGGACGGGGCGACGTGCTCACGCCGATGTGGGACGCCTGGAGCGCGGGCGACCGAGCCGCCGCCAACGCCGCGATCCCGGACGAGGTGATCGACGCCCTGATCGTGCACGGCACCCCGGACGAGTGCCGCGCGCACCTGCGTGCTTACGCCGACGCCGGCGTCACCACCCCGATCGCCGCCCTGCTCCCCACCCCCGGGATGACCACCCCGGAAGGCCTGCTGGCCGCTGTTCAGGCGGTTGCTCCGGCCTGA